The Prunus dulcis chromosome 3, ALMONDv2, whole genome shotgun sequence genome segment TCAGCTCTCTCTAATGCCTCCTTTCTGGACATGCTATTTAAATAACCGTTGTAggaaacaataaaaaaataatgcaaaacaaAAGCTAATACAAAACATGACCAAAACTAATTCTATAACTAGACAGTACCTAGAGATATCTTCTTCTCAATTGGGAGAAAATcactgaaattttttcatctcTTTGCACAATAAGGAGCCGAAAAGACATAAAATGGTCCAGCATCTTTGCCATCACAATTCTCAAGTTCACGTAGATAGGTCGATATACAGCGTGATCCTGCTTAATTCATATGTTAAATTTCTGAGGAACAGTGTCGAAATCATCGAAGTCAAATCTCTGTCGTTCTCTTCCAACCTGAACATTAATGCAGGTGATTGTTTGATTATCATGATCAATAGCTTTACAACCAGTTCCGCTACAATGTGGAAACAACACTCACCTTTCCTAAGAACAAAGCATCAGACGAGATGTTTTCATCCATAGCAGTCAGCTTCCTTGACAGTGCCATTATCCTGgatggaaaggaaataaataaattcaaaatcgaaagaagaaaaaaaaaaaaaaaaatgtcactAACTGTAGTTGACATGTGGAGGTAATATTTCACTGGAAAAATATTCCTTTCATCGATCTAAATGATATCGCATCATGAAGAATTAGAGTGCTATGTTAGCATTAATAAACTACAAGTATTCacgattctctctctctctctctctccacccGCCACTGCCCCCCACCCAAAGAAAAGGGCAATAATCCAACATATAAATTGATAACCAAACAATTTACCTCTGTATTGATGAGTCAATATGTTCAATCATCTGACAGGTTTTATACTGTTCAGGATCCTCAAGAAATCTAACCATTCCATCTTTCTGGTTAATTGTGGCAAATATCTCACCATCTTGGATCTGTacattgagaaagaaaaaaaagttaggGTACAATACTAATATTTGTAATACCAAAACTCTACTGCTAGTACTTTGCATTTACCATTTGTAGCACATGCATTTCTGCCTCCTTGGCGCTGTTTAGTTGAACACTGTTGGCGATATCTTGGAGGGAGAGAGTCAAGTATGTCTGAGTCAATCTCTGAATGTTTCGCTTATACATGGAAGATATAACCTGCTTCACCAGTCCAAGATTGTTGTCCTGAGGGAAAACACAATCAAAAGCCTTGTTAAGAAGGTTAAAGATTCCATGAAAGAGAGAATCATATTGCATCCAATTTGTCAATAAAACCAACAGGATGAAACTATTATAAAGAACTCACGTTTTCAAACTTTTCCTTGTACTTCTGCACACATGTCTCcaattcttcaatttttccaGTGCTATAGCTATTTGCCAATTCAATGTAGGGCTGCACAATAGAGGATTAAAAACCAAATGAAGTCAGTGGAGCTGGTAAATTACAGCTCAAGTGCTAGCCTAACATTATCCGAACTTATATATGTAGATATCACAAAGGCCAAGAAacttataaaagaaaatagatcTATAGTGAAGCGCAATGCTCAACTTTAGCTTAACCTGACAAAAGTTCTTCAGATTCCTCTGAGCTACTGATGAGGTGTATTTAGGGAGACTGGTAGAGAACTGTCACCATGAATAAAGCAATCATCAGATTATCCTCAAATTTATTAACAGCATAAACAGATGAACGTGTCAAGtcaaaaccaagcaaattgACTCTTTCGAACCATAGTATCCCTGTTGTGTGAATTGActtacaaaatcaaattaaacttCAAGTAGAGGGATCCATGCGAAGAAAAGCCATACCTGCCCATGGTGAATGAGTGAAGCCAATATGTACTTTTTGTATGCTTCAACAGCTATTGCATTAATAACAGTCATTGGAGCTGTTACAACCTGGAAAATATGTTTCGCGATTAGGATGGACAAgtatataaaattcaaaatacagTAGATAATTTAGAAAGTATAAGGAGGTAAACATAGAATATAGATGACAGACATTGTGTAGAAGCTCCAATGCTTTCTGAAAACGCTTTTGTCCGATGCATATCATCCCCCTACAGTGATGTGAAAGGTGAAATATTGTAAGAAAACTTCCTTGgcaacaccaaatcctcaaaGCTAGAAGCATTAAAAAGCCTTCTAAAGACTAATGACATTCCACATCAATCATCAAACTGATGAATCTTCAACTTATTAAAGTGGATTCTCTCACCTAGCACACAATGGATCAATTCCAgtcttcttttcaaaatgaaatataagTGTTTTACATTTAATCAGTAACTATATTCCATATAAATAATCAAGTAAAATGTAAGGCTAGAAACGTAAATAACCACAACAAATGAAACAGAATAACACTCTTAAAACAAGAATGTGTTATCTTACTTGACttatttaatcaattaaaagtaattaattatatttaaatttctaATGGTCCAAAGAaccaaaagagaaatatgaCATTTCAATACTCTTAAAATGGATATTTATAATTCACTCTCTTACTAAAATTATATTACCAAATAAACTACAAACCCTGAAAATCATGGTTAATGgtaataaaaatttcattctCAAAACATAGGATTATGAAATCCTATCAGTTGGCTCTAACAATATGACAGAATCCTACTCTAAAACAAGAATTCCAGGAGCGTTTCCTAGATGCAAGAGCATATAAAACATAGAAGAAGTAAGAAATGTCAGATGAAGAAAGGAACACTACCAAACATAATTTTctcaataattaaaaaccagttaacttaaatgaaagaaaatgtgTCAAACTGAAATAGATAATACTCTGCAGAAAGAGCCACCCACCCGTAATAGCAATAGAGAAAAAGATCCCTTGGCTGATCAACCTCAAAAATGTCATCACCTAAAATGGACAATCCAGCTTTATAGCATTTTGAcaacaaacaaagaagaagaaactctGGATGCAAGGAAGTCAAATGTTCTGAGGAGGTCTGAATTTTCCGAATTGCTGTCAACATTGGTGCCACTCCCCGCAGTGGTTCTTCAAGAACCATAACTTGATCTTTGAACCTCTTACAAACAGATAGGACTACAAACAGAACAAATCAACAAGAGTAGGAATCAGAGGTGCAATCTAACAACATTTACACAAGTCCAATATAAAAGAGTAAAGAATAATACATTTATCAGGTGCCAAACGAATCTGCTCCGTATCACAGGAATTGATAAATGTGGCAATAGGCAAAACCAACGCACTTCCTTGCTCCTTTGAAATCGAACCAGAAGAGCATGCCTCTCTGACAACACATATACCCATTAAAGAGAGTCAATTTCCACCGATTTCCAAATGCTCGTGAATACTAACTTGGCAGAATCTTATACAAAAGAACCGCACACTACAAATGATTTAGACAATCAAATTTCTAAACTCAAATGCAATTTCATCCAATGCCAGAATTCTTAGTCCAGAATTCTTAGTGCAGATTAAGGATTTTCCAGAATTCTTTTAAACGCAACGCAGATATAAAACTTCAATCTATGTGGATTAGAGCTCGCACTCTCACCCGATAATCAAACCCTAAGACATTGTGTACAAAGCCGTCCGACTAAACCCTAGGAAACCGatcattgaaaaagaaaaatacattaATGAAATTAGACAAAAAAGGTATTGTTAGAGTGAAGAAGAGGCTCACAGGATGTAGAGGTATCCGAGAGAGTGCTTGGAGGGGTCAAGCTGGTCCAGAACAGGAAGTAATCGAGTCGACTCGGCGTAGAGCGAGTCCGGCGCCTGCTTCAGAACAACATGAAGGTGCGAGATGTCCCCAGCGCTCGATAGCCCTTGGATATTCGCCACCAGAGCTTGTACAGCGTCCATGGTTTTAGGTCGAGCTTTCGATTTCTACGTACCgggagcagagaagagagaaaaagctTCGAGAGCTCGTTCTGGCTTTGGTGTATATACGAGTCGCTTTAAAAACGCAAAGAATGGACGGGGATCGACTCGTCGCTTTCGCTGAGCTGAGTGTCCGGTTCGATTAATAAAACTCGGTTATTaggataataataaaaagggtAAAAAGTCATTTTTGGGATACGTAGTTCACCTATTTTACAACTTGAGTCACCGTAGTTTTAATCCTGTAAACGTCAAGGAAAAttccagagagagagagagagagagagagaatggcgGACTATCACTTTGTGTACAAGGACGTGGAAGGAGCATCGACGCAGTGGGATGACATACAGAGAAAGCTAGGGAACCTACCAGCGAAACCACCAGCGTTCAAGCCAGCACCTTTCACTCCGGCCAATGATCAAGCCTCTCTTCCTAAAGACAAGTCCTGGATCGATGAAAAGACCGAGCAGGACCTCGAGGACCTCGAAGACAATCCCGATCTCGACGACGATCGCTTCCTCGAAGAATATAGGAAGAAGAGGCTGGCTGAGTTGAGAGAAACAGCTAAGGTAGCGAGGTTTGGATCGGTTGTGCCGATTTCGGGATCAGATTTCGTGCGAGAGGTTTCGCAAGCTCCGG includes the following:
- the LOC117622554 gene encoding COP9 signalosome complex subunit 3 is translated as MDAVQALVANIQGLSSAGDISHLHVVLKQAPDSLYAESTRLLPVLDQLDPSKHSLGYLYILEACSSGSISKEQGSALVLPIATFINSCDTEQIRLAPDKFLSVCKRFKDQVMVLEEPLRGVAPMLTAIRKIQTSSEHLTSLHPEFLLLCLLSKCYKAGLSILGDDIFEVDQPRDLFLYCYYGGMICIGQKRFQKALELLHNVVTAPMTVINAIAVEAYKKYILASLIHHGQFSTSLPKYTSSVAQRNLKNFCQPYIELANSYSTGKIEELETCVQKYKEKFENDNNLGLVKQVISSMYKRNIQRLTQTYLTLSLQDIANSVQLNSAKEAEMHVLQMIQDGEIFATINQKDGMVRFLEDPEQYKTCQMIEHIDSSIQRIMALSRKLTAMDENISSDALFLGKVGRERQRFDFDDFDTVPQKFNI